In Tetrapisispora phaffii CBS 4417 chromosome 6, complete genome, a single genomic region encodes these proteins:
- the NIS1 gene encoding Nis1p (similar to Saccharomyces cerevisiae NIS1 (YNL078W); ancestral locus Anc_2.216): protein MDTFYNNDRIEIRSRADFDIPELPLNENIVYDYSSDRVVRTSSNVDYRDGSGHNIGKSITTSFQLLNEEYQDYQRTLGNSNIQILRDYENHVLIKTDAQPTGTSNNSSNANENGDYLNQFSNWERYANQRRVDIPVNIQPFNSAIGRHSSTTDDKGFNLKFMKRHVSLRRKDFTNDKEYNNFEKRHKKIFHRGFFGRNNSIKNQHKPVTTNDGKPRSSHRRNRSKFRNKFELYSVLKFINLQTLPLDERDCDENDTTSYSNIKYFLNQKQLFKLNPKLMVDLKSIANSSNANFYMNRKRSVIKRKNIIPRPTTATATVTNNNRTIKSINNIKRGNSICTTTLNKYSKNSQEYQACSLWKEYLTNIMYQRIELRLKLLNMESS from the coding sequence ATGGATACTTTTTATAATAACGATAGAATCGAGATTCGCAGCAGGGCTGATTTCGATATTCCAGAGTTACCGttgaatgaaaatatagTGTACGATTATTCATCTGATAGAGTAGTGAGAACCAGTAGTAACGTAGATTACAGGGATGGCAGTGGACACAACATTGGCAAGAGCATAACGACGTCGTTTCAGTTGTTGAATGAAGAGTATCAAGATTATCAAAGAACGCTGGGTAATAGTAACATACAAATATTAAGAGACTATGAGAACCATGTTTTAATCAAGACAGATGCACAACCAACAGGGACCAGTAATAACAGCAGTAATGCTAATGAGAACGGGGACtatttgaatcaattttcaaattggGAAAGGTATGCGAATCAACGACGAGTGGATATTCCAGTTAATATTCAACCTTTCAATAGTGCTATAGGCAGACATAGTAGCACAACAGACGATAAAGGAttcaatttgaaatttatgaAGAGACATGTTTCTTTACGTAGGAAGGATTTTACAAACGATAAAGAGTATAATAACTTTGAAAAACGACATAAGAAAATATTCCATCGAGGATTTTTCGGTAGAAATAATAGCATTAAGAATCAACACAAACCAGTAACAACGAACGATGGTAAGCCACGATCATCGCATAGAAGAAATAGATCTAAATTCAGAAATAAATTCGAATTGTATTCTGTCCTCaagtttattaatttacaGACACTCCCACTGGATGAGAGAGATTGCGATGAGAACGATACCACTTCATATAGTAATATCaagtattttttgaatcaaaaacaattgtttaaattGAATCCTAAATTGATGGTGGATTTGAAATCGATAGCGAACTCATCCAATGCTAACTTCTATATGAACAGGAAAAGATCTGTgattaaaagaaagaatataataCCAAGACCcacaacagcaacagcaacgGTAACTAATAACAACCGTACTATTAAAtcaatcaataatataaagaGGGGCAATAGCATTTGTACAACGACATTGAATAAGTATAGTAAGAACTCACAAGAATACCAAGCATGTTCATTATGGAAAGAATATTTGACAAACATAATGTATCAAAGAATAGAATTACGATTGAAGTTACTAAACATGGAATCATCATGa
- the EOS1 gene encoding Eos1p (similar to Saccharomyces cerevisiae EOS1 (YNL080C); ancestral locus Anc_2.214) produces the protein MPTGNNSPNERAYSMVVDDNISITNHQGQEHAVSTAIQAGTTVHHVHHHHHHHHHYNRDELNENVYNIQSGNEINDNNTNSIVENGNTTMAIPNLASISNASISNNANRSDKNGIPFLKLYSSVKTLSLNHLTAKQHLLMAVCRDFSLVLPIMYLFSTMKKSYEVLYAKKNIQLYDIQSITETLALLWQSYKLNKSNTSISDSTLSTAYSTTTSSLSNTSSTLSDSTNSNNSNDISSLLTSLIKPDYSEYLLSAIWCVVSLYLTYSILDSLMVRWIVKYSTVAAIMRMFSMSILILAIELLLLNSFSPQSEYYLHTWILISCILTAVYIWQSYLTSNLNYVSNDDEEYKNDKIINDNNNNSVSDGFQSHPGDNSNSSSSDNLRTRNSGRKKKMPKNYKPFKFSKRRTIDLYKITVFCVVPVGVASFVTMVGLLRNLFIQRLDVQQISMMLKGSYTMEL, from the coding sequence atgcCAACTGGTAATAATAGTCCAAACGAGAGGGCTTATAGTATGGTGGTTGATGACAACATCAGCATAACAAACCACCAAGGTCAGGAACATGCGGTGTCTACTGCAATTCAAGCCGGTACAACTGTACATCACGTACATCATcaccatcatcatcatcaccaCTATAATAGAGATGAATTGAACGAAAATGTCTATAACATCCAAAGCggtaatgaaataaatgataataatactaataGTATAGTCGAAAATGGAAATACAACTATGGCTATACCAAACCTTGCATCCATTTCCAATGCATCCATTTCGAACAATGCAAATAGATCAGATAAAAATGGTATAccttttttaaaattatattcatcaGTGAAAACATTATCTTTGAATCATTTAACTGCAAAACAACATCTTTTGATGGCTGTCTGCAGAGATTTTTCATTAGTATTACCTATAATGTACCTTTTCAGTACAATGAAGAAATCTTATGAAGTTCTATAtgcaaagaaaaatatacaattgTATGATATACAATCAATTACAGAAACATTAGCATTATTGTGGCAATCttataaattgaataaatcCAACACAAGCATAAGTGATTCAACCTTATCAACTGCGTATTCCACAACAACATCATCATTGTCAAACACATCCTCAACCCTTAGCGACTCTACTAATTCGAATAATAGCAATGATATTTCATCCTTGTTAActtctttaataaaaccGGATTATTCAGAGTATTTGCTATCGGCCATATGGTGTGTGGtatcattatatttgaCGTATTCAATATTGGATTCATTAATGGTGCGTTGgattgtaaaatattccACTGTAGCAGCGATCATGAGAATGTTTTCAATGTCAATTTTGATTCTtgcaattgaattattattattaaattcattctCTCCACAAAGCGAATACTATCTACATACTTGGATTTTAATTAGCTGTATACTAACAGCTGTTTATATTTGGCAAAGTTATTTGACATctaatttgaattatgtcagtaatgatgatgaggaatataaaaatgataaaataataaatgataataataataactcaGTCTCAGATGGTTTTCAATCACATCCTGGTGATAACTCGAACTCTAGCAGTAGTGATAATTTAAGAACTAGAAATAGTGGAAGGAAAAAAAAGATGccaaaaaattataaacctttcaaattttctaaaagaAGAACTATAGATTTATATAAGATAACGGTGTTCTGTGTTGTTCCCGTTGGTGTAGCCAGTTTTGTTACAATGGTAGGGTTGTTAAGAAACTTATTTATTCAACGATTAGATGTTCAACAAATTAGTATGATGTTGAAAGGCTCATACACCATGGAACTATAG
- the PMS1 gene encoding ATP-binding mismatch repair protein (similar to Saccharomyces cerevisiae PMS1 (YNL082W); ancestral locus Anc_2.212) has protein sequence MSKINAIDVKDVHILTSGQVIIDISTTVKELVDNSIDANASQIDIIFKKYGIDSVECSDDGNGIQPDDYKSLTMKHYTSKIANFQDITNVTTLGFRGEALSSLCAISQVVVTTTVNPPRADKIEYDISGNIYSQTVTSRNKGTSVQISDLFYNLPVRRKELMKTGKRQFTKCITLLQSYAIINTNIKFSVVNITPSGKRQRVFSTLSNKGMQKNILSVFGSTNLHGLAEVKFTLDLNPYKSHFSKRYDEDDTFDDLNYTITVEGLLSKSSFGSGRNNKDRQFVYINKRPIEYPTLVKSCNETYRQFNNVQYPAFFLNFIVSPELIDLNVTPDKRTVILHNERYVIDLFKEELLKYFQNQDLQLPKKEMTVLKEVSLKNDSIDILPNAALKVTDEEKKSNSSFIDTDMDDTATKNYSSEIDIPFDVNTQIQSSSLVDTDLKPKLNKVESHVKVIEGESMLDGSVHNVREYEDKINSADDIDNSTFNENHSPNSNVNKQLDLHSFKNPLAEEFENVSQNKHNDIDQEDVEQVIINIDGEVEEHFVKIIEDKKLLFVGDHDSYSETPYEDTDKYNTNNVEVDNCDISNADSHDDLEVGLLSQETNVRVPIRDFHRDVTTEKLRSISDFNGINSTKKDNGLIYSTNLFINKPNRVFDEGAQFLKYIEKMKLVHHSLSIKQSDHLNDLEEGDRYLTLTVKKKQFNNMNLVGQFNLGFIITTCNIDGKSNLFIVDQHASDEKYNFETLQKNTVFKSQKLISSLPVELSVVDELVVMENIEIFEKNGFKLEVDDDGNQGCKIRLTSLPVSKRTLFNIEDFNELVQLVKVNDGMNKESIKCSKIRSMFAMRACRSSIMIGKPLNRKVMSRVVKNLSTLDKPWNCPHGRPTMRHLMELKNWDSYMDDYTI, from the coding sequence ATGagtaaaataaatgcaATCGATGTTAAAGATGTACATATTTTAACTTCAGGGCAGGTTATTATAGATATAAGTACAACTGTTAAGGAATTAGTTGATAACAGCATAGATGCTAACGCCAGccaaattgatattattttcaaaaaatatggTATTGATTCTGTGGAATGTTCTGATGATGGAAACGGTATTCAACCTGATGACTATAAGAGTTTGACAATGAAACATTATACTTCAAAAATCGCTAATTTCCAAGATATAACTAATGTTACTACTTTAGGTTTTAGAGGTGAAGCATTGTCCTCGTTGTGTGCTATTTCTCAGGTTGTCGTAACAACAACTGTTAACCCACCTAGAGcagataaaattgaatatgaCATTAGCGGAAATATCTATTCACAAACCGTAACATCAAGAAATAAAGGTACAAGTGTGCAAATTTCGGatctattttataatttgcCAGTTAGAAGAAAGGAGTTAATGAAAACAGGTAAAAGACAATTTACTAAATGCATTACCCTTTTACAAAGTTATGCAATTATAAATACTaacattaaattttcaGTTGTGAATATAACACCAAGTGGTAAACGTCAACGAGTTTTCTCGACGTTAAGTAACAAAGGAATgcagaaaaatatattaagcGTGTTTGGCTCAACTAATTTGCATGGGTTAGCTGAAGTTAAATTTACCCTTGATTTGAACCCTTACAAATCTCACTTCAGTAAAAGatatgatgaagatgatacATTTGATGATCTGAATTACACCATCACCGTTGAAGGTTTGCTTTCCAAAAGTTCCTTTGGTAGTGGTCGCAACAACAAAGATAGAcaatttgtatatataaataaaagacCAATCGAGTACCCCACATTAGTAAAAAGTTGCAATGAAACTTACAGGcaatttaataatgttCAATATCCAGCATTTTTCCTTAATTTCATTGTCTCCCCTGAGCTCATCGATTTGAATGTAACACCAGACAAGAGAACAGTGATTCTGCACAATGAAAGGTATGTTATTGATCTTTTTAAGGAAGAGTtactaaaatattttcaaaaccAAGACTTACAGCTTCCAAAGAAAGAGATGACAGTTTTAAAAGaagtttctttaaaaaatgactCTATTGATATATTACCTAACGCTGCTTTGAAAGTCACTGATGAGGAGAAAAAAAGCAATTCCTCTTTTATAGATACAGATATGGATGACACTGCTACTAAAAATTATTCCAGTGAAATTGACATTCCATTTGATGTAAATACTCAAATTCAGAGTTCCTCTCTTGTAGATACTGACCTCAAACCcaaattaaataaagtaGAAAGCCACGTTAAAGTAATTGAAGGAGAAAGCATGCTGGATGGATCAGTACACAATGTTAGAGAATACgaagataaaataaatagtgCGGATGATATAGATAATAGCACATTCAATGAGAACCACAGTCCGAATTCTAATGTAAATAAACAGTTAGATCTacattcatttaaaaaccCATTGGCTGAGGAATTTGAAAACGTTAGCCAGAATAAACATAATGATATAGATCAAGAAGATGTTGAAcaagtaataataaatattgatgGTGAAGTTGAAGAACATTTcgttaaaataattgaagataaaaagTTGTTGTTTGTGGGTGATCACGACAGTTATTCAGAAACTCCTTATGAGGATActgataaatataacacAAATAATGTTGAAGTTGACAATTGTGATATTTCCAATGCTGATTCTCATGATGATTTGGAGGTTGGCTTATTAAGTCAAGAAACTAACGTAAGAGTCCCTATCAGAGATTTTCATCGTGATGTTACCACTGAGAAATTACGATCCATATCCGATTTTAACGGCATAAATTCTACTAAGAAGGATAATggtttaatatattctaCTAACTTATTTATAAACAAACCCAACAGAGTGTTTGATGAAGGTGCACAGTTTCTGAAATATATAGAAAAGATGAAGTTAGTTCATCATAGTCTTAGCATTAAACAAAGTGATCATCTGAATGATTTAGAGGAAGGTGACAGGTACCTTACCTTAACCGTTAAGAAAAAACAgtttaataatatgaatCTCGTTGGACAATTTAATTTGGGTTTCATTATTACAACTTGCAACATTGACGGGAagtcaaatttatttattgtgGATCAACATGCCAGTGACGAGAAATACAATTTCGAGACATTGCAAAAAAACACAGTATTCAAGTCACAAAAGCTCATTAGTAGTCTTCCTGTGGAACTGAGCGTAGTTGATGAATTAGTAGTCatggaaaatattgaaatttttgaaaagaatGGATTTAAGTTAGAAGTTGATGATGATGGAAATCAAGGTTGTAAAATCAGGCTAACTAGTCTACCGGTTTCTAAAAGAACATTATTTAACATTGAAgatttcaatgaattagTTCAACTAGTTAAAGTGAATGATGGCATGAATAAAGAAAGTATCAAATGTTCTAAAATACGTTCCATGTTTGCGATGAGAGCATGCAGAAGTAGCATTATGATTGGGAAACCATTAAATAGAAAGGTGATGAGTAGAGTAGTAAAAAATTTGAGCACACTTGACAAACCTTGGAATTGCCCTCACGGTAGACCAACTATGAGACATTTAATGGAATTAAAGAACTGGGATTCTTATATGGATGATTAtactatttaa
- the REV7 gene encoding Rev7p (similar to Saccharomyces cerevisiae REV7 (YIL139C); ancestral locus Anc_2.211), with translation MNELIEKWIKVYLKSYINLVLYHRNVYPSITFELTTYQAFTLPKFIPINRHQGLQQYIEELINDVLSKLIHIFKVSIGIIDKENNVCIEKYVLDFGEFQHLDDISSLTEMDVYNEFRSSLNCLITQLEDMPQVKDDTVAFQVFINTVEYNPLATIESIERVSNEDIKNTFDRAANWTKCEEHEYIENLHENNGQPKVKLISLIGCDIGPFVIYNYIEQLMIKDMNHVYSTLNSNKDGTSSMGSI, from the coding sequence ATGAATGAactaattgaaaaatggattAAAGTTTATCTCAAAAGTTATATTAATTTGGTTTTATACCATAGAAATGTCTATCCTTCTATTACATTTGAATTAACTACATACCAAGCATTTACCTTACCGAAGTTTATTCCAATAAACAGACATCAGGGCTTACAACAATATATTGAAGAGTTAATCAATGATGTTCTAAGCAAActtatacatatatttaaagtttctATTGGTATAATAgacaaagaaaataatgtttGCATTGAAAAGTATGTCTTAGATTTTGGAGAATTTCAACATCTTGATGATATCAGTTCCTTAACAGAAATGGATGTTTACAATGAATTCAGGTCTAGTTTAAACTGTTTGATAACTCAGTTAGAGGACATGCCACAAGTTAAAGATGACACTGTCGCCTTCCAAGTCTTTATTAATACTGTAGAGTATAATCCATTAGCTACTATTGAATCCATTGAAAGAGTATCAAATGAGGATATAAAGAATACTTTTGATAGAGCAGCTAATTGGACAAAGTGTGAGGAACAcgaatatattgaaaatctGCATGAAAATAACGGACAGCCTaaagttaaattaatatcCTTAATTGGATGTGACATCGGACCCTTTGTCATTTACAATTATATTGAGCAATTAATGATTAAAGATATGAATCATGTCTACTCTACTTTAAATAGTAACAAAGATGGTACGAGTTCTATGGGCTCGATATGA
- the SAL1 gene encoding Ca(2+)-binding ATP:ADP antiporter SAL1 (similar to Saccharomyces cerevisiae SAL1 (YNL083W); ancestral locus Anc_2.210), protein MVIRSDGGKDENGNDNQNNVHRNTHATDKGNSKLKKLPILKYLFEDELSRDRRYETIFNRLDINKDGKITQLGLNEAFVKNDMPLKNNNEALVNLFHAMDANDDKIIDLEDFKIYAKTAEKQIRSGFEKIDTDGDGLVKPEEISNYLIRLSKDAHQDPIKLDNGNNNSHNSKSMHSEDKVSRKHPSQSLLNPNLEQFISWAFHMKGKPDIILTKSAEHMHKSDPKGSISSNGIDQNTDQEFITYDQWRDFLLMMPKSKGSRLQTAYFYLFKEDVDLSSEGDMTLINDFLKGFGFFIAGGISGVISRTCTAPFDRLKVFLIARTDLTSTLLHSKKSIAAQKPNIKIDKIRSPIIKAITTLYNQGGLRAFYVGNGLNVMKVFPESSIKFGSFEMTKSLMASIEGIDNKNELSKVSTYIAGGLAGVVAQFSIYPIDTLKFRVQCASLGGNALKGNRLLFETAKQLYREGGIKLFYRGILVGLMGVFPYAALDLGTFSALKKWYINKQSIKLGIPKDDVELSNLVVLPMGALSGTVGASIVYPINLLRTRLQAQGTYAHPYRYTGIKDVFIQTVKRESYSGLYKGLLPTLAKVCPAVSISYLCYENLKKVMKLENH, encoded by the coding sequence ATGGTAATACGAAGTGATGGTGGTAAGGACGAAAATGGGAATGACAATCAAAATAATGTCCATAGAAATACACATGCTACCGATAAAGGTAATAgtaaattgaagaaattacctattctaaaatatttgttcGAAGATGAACTATCCAGAGACAGAAGATAtgaaacaatatttaacaGATTGGATATAAACAAGGATGGTAAAATAACTCAATTGGGATTGAACGAAGCTTTTGTGAAGAATGACATGCCTctaaagaataataatgaagcTCTTGTCAACTTATTTCATGCAATGGATGCTAACGATGacaaaataattgatttggaagattttaaaatttatgcAAAGACAGCAGAGAAGCAGATTAGATCTGGCTTTGAGAAGATTGATACGGATGGCGATGGTTTAGTTAAACCAGAAGAAATTTCAAACTATCTCATTAGATTATCAAAAGATGCCCATCAAGATCCTATAAAGCTGGATAACGGAAACAACAACAGCCACAATTCAAAAAGTATGCACTCAGAAGATAAAGTTTCTCGGAAGCACCCCTCACAATCGTTGTTAAATCCTAATTTGGAGCAGTTCATTAGCTGGGCATTTCATATGAAAGGTAAACCTGACATCATTTTAACTAAAAGCGCTGAACACATGCATAAGTCTGATCCTAAAGGTTCAATTTCATCGAATGGAATCGATCAAAATACTGACCAAGAATTTATTACCTATGATCAATGGAGagattttcttttgatgaTGCCTAAAAGTAAAGGCTCACGTCTACAGACCGCTTATTTTTACTTATTCAAAGAAGATGTTGATTTATCCTCTGAAGGTGATATGACATTGATCAATGACTTTTTAAAGGGATTTGGTTTCTTCATTGCAGGAGGTATATCTGGTGTCATTTCCCGTACTTGCACTGCACCATTTGATAGATTGAAGGTTTTTCTTATAGCCAGAACAGATCTTACGTCCACATTATTACATTCAAAAAAGTCTATTGCAGCACAAAAACCAAACATCAagattgataaaattagatCTCCGATTATCAAAGCCATAACTACATTATACAATCAAGGTGGCTTAAGAGCATTTTATGTAGGAAATGGTTTAAACGTCATGAAAGTTTTCCCAGAAAGTTCCATTAAATTTGGTAGTTTTGAAATGACAAAGTCATTGATGGCAAGCATTGAGGGGATCGATAACAAAAACGAATTATCCAAAGTATCAACTTATATAGCTGGTGGCCTGGCAGGTGTTGTAGCacaattttcaatttatccAATTGATACTTTAAAGTTTAGAGTTCAATGTGCATCGTTAGGTGGGAATGCATTAAAAGGGAATAGATTGCTCTTTGAAACAGCGAAACAATTATACAGAGAAGGTGgtataaaattattttataggGGTATATTGGTAGGTTTGATGGGGGTGTTTCCGTATGCTGCATTGGATCTAGGTACTTTTTCAGCTTTGAAAAAATGgtatataaataaacagTCCATTAAACTTGGCATCCCAAAAGATGACGTAGAGTTGAGCAATCTCGTTGTTCTACCGATGGGTGCACTTAGTGGTACTGTTGGTGCATCAATTGTTTATCCAATAAATCTATTAAGAACAAGACTACAAGCCCAAGGAACATATGCACATCCTTATAGATACACAGGTATCAAAGACGTCTTCATTCAAACTGTTAAGCGAGAGAGTTACAGCGGTTTGTACAAAGGTCTTCTACCAACTTTAGCAAAAGTTTGCCCGGCAGTTTCGATTAGTTACTTATGTTATGAAAATCTGAAGAAAGTGATGAAACTAGAAAACCACTAG
- the TPHA0F01520 gene encoding uncharacterized protein (ancestral locus Anc_2.209), which translates to MISYSSKCFTQSKIRFTPITQVALRVEREFSSNSTICSLAGKDNKANKDLTSRPDATATQSTDYYEYQKLTVDSVNNYKATWLNALNERKKQLANGKIIDSFVYNHIKSTDIVDKTQKESFAYIYLPFKENPLIADFYVNAAGRIRMGQLFQDLDSLAGKIAYKHTSPVEPMIVTASIDRIYLLKQIDLISNFNVILSGNVIYTGRSSMEIAITARAMEHELNENTLQDDSNLSDDDIFLTASFTFVARNPETHKSLAINRLLPLNEKQWMDFKRAESRITAKKMKNINENLAKIPPTHEESKMIHKLWGASKKLMNSTSGKLENAMLMNDTTLKSTMFMQPQYRNRHSYMIFGGYLMRQTFELAYCAAAAFSHALPRFVSLDSTTFKTPVPVGSILHMNATVVYTEHLHSKNSTPNRDIDISISDFQPTPANELSVHKGDFLSKPGTLVQVKVDTWVQQLASDKQDKSGSFIYSFFVSSDTFDDKGNTVGYPTVIPKSYSEMIEYIEARRRAFETAQYAKTLKGNY; encoded by the coding sequence ATGATAAGCTATTCTTCTAAGTGTTTTACCCAAAGTAAAATACGTTTTACACCAATAACTCAAGTTGCGTTGAGAGTTGAAAGAGAATTTTCATCCAATTCTACGATATGTAGTTTAGCTGGTAAGGATAACAAAGCTAATAAGGATTTAACCTCAAGACCAGATGCCACCGCCACACAAAGCACAGATTATTATGAATATCAAAAGCTAACTGTCGATTCAGTAAACAATTATAAGGCAACTTGGTTAAATGCTTTGAACGAGCGTAAGAAGCAATTGGCTAATggtaaaataattgattcaTTTGTTTACAATCATATAAAATCAACTGATATCGTTGATAAAACACAGAAAGAGTCATTCGCTTACATTTATTTACCATTCAAGGAGAACCCATTGATTGCTGATTTTTACGTGAATGCTGCTGGTAGAATAAGAATGGGCCAATTATTTCAAGATTTGGATTCTTTGGCTGGTAAGATAGCATATAAGCACACTTCTCCTGTTGAGCCAATGATTGTGACAGCTTCTATCGATAGAATATacttattaaaacaaattgATTTGATATCTAATTTTAACGTTATCTTATCGGGTAATGTTATATATACAGGTAGATCTTCGATGGAAATTGCAATTACAGCTAGAGCTATGGAACATGAACTGAATGAGAACACTCTACAAGATGATTCGAATTTATCagatgatgatatatttCTAACAGCAAGTTTTACTTTTGTTGCTAGAAATCCTGAAACTCACAAATCTTTGGCAATTAACCGTTTATTACCACTAAATGAGAAGCAATGGATGGACTTTAAAAGAGCAGAGTCAAGAATAACGGctaaaaaaatgaaaaatattaatgagAATCTTGCAAAAATTCCACCAACACACGAGGAATCAAAAATGATTCATAAATTGTGGGGTGCTTCTAAGAAACTTATGAATTCCACATCAGGAAAGTTAGAGAATGCAATGCTAATGAATGATACTACTTTGAAGTCAACAATGTTTATGCAACCCCAATATAGAAACAGGCACTCATATATGATATTTGGTGGTTATTTAATGAGGCAAACATTTGAGTTAGCATACTGTGCTGCAGCCGCATTTTCACATGCATTGCCAAGGTTTGTATCATTAGATTCAACAACTTTTAAAACGCCAGTTCCGGTTGGTTCAATTTTACACATGAATGCTACTGTTGTTTATACAGAACATCTACATAGTAAGAATAGCACACCTAACAGagatattgatatttctaTTTCTGATTTCCAACCAACTCCTGCTAATGAATTGTCTGTTCACAAAGGTGATTTCCTATCAAAACCAGGGACTTTAGTTCAAGTAAAAGTTGATACTTGGGTTCAACAACTAGCTTCTGATAAACAAGATAAATCTGgttcttttatttattcattcTTTGTATCAAGTGATACATTTGATGATAAAGGCAATACTGTTGGTTATCCTACTGTCATTCCAAAATCCTACTCTGAAATGATAGAGTATATCGAAGCGAGAAGACGTGCTTTTGAAACTGCACAATATGCTAAAACTTTAAAGGGTAATTACTAA